A DNA window from Taeniopygia guttata chromosome 8, bTaeGut7.mat, whole genome shotgun sequence contains the following coding sequences:
- the VIT2 gene encoding vitellogenin-2 has protein sequence MSGTAPFTFTMRGIILALVLTLVGSQKFDIDPGFSSRKSYLYSYEGWVLNGLQEKNLAKAGVRLSCKLEISGLSENIYLLKIRSPQLEEYNGIWPRDPFTRSSKITQMVSSCLTRPFKFEYSSGRVGNIYGPENCPDTCINIVRGILNMIQITIKKSQNVYELQEAGIGGVCHTRYVIQEDKKNSRVSVTKTVDQTNCQEKVVKSLGMAYIYPCPADVMKERIIKGTAAFSYKLKQSDSGTLITEVVSQQVYQISPFSEPTGVAVMEAKQQLTLLEVKSEWGSSADISMQSYGGLRYQFPAVLPQMSVQLIKTKNPEQRVIETLQHIVLNNQQDFHDDLPYRFLELVQLCRAASADTLESIWKQCSDKPRYRRWLLSAVSATGTTEALKFIKSRIRSDDLSYLQALLSVPFALHLTKADEHTVSIAADLVTSSRIQKNPMLQQLASLGYSSVVNRYCSQTSVCPKEVLQPIHDLADEAISRGREDKMKLALKCIGNMGEPASIKRILKFLPIFSSSASDIPIHIQIDAIMALRKIAWKDCKTVQGYLIQILADESLSPEVRMMACAVLFETRPALPLITTIANVAMKESNLQVASFVYSHMKALSKSRLPYTYNISSACNIALKLLAPRLDRLSYRYSKVIRIGGYFDNYKVGAAGDILVMNSPGTMFPSAIISKLMAYSAGSVADLVEAGVRVEGLTDVIMKRNIPFAEYSTYKKIKEIGKALLGWKELPTETPLISAYFKLFGQELAYININKEVLQQAVKAVLEPADRSAALKRLAGQLRSGGMAHWTQPLWLGEMRYIVPTCTGLPLEYSSYSTALARAAASVDGKITPPLTGDFRPSQFLESTLQIRSDIKPSLYIQKFATMGVNTEYFQQAVEIQGKVLTRLPMKFDAKIDMKLKNIKIETNPCREETEIVVGRHKAFAVSRNLGELGVEKRTAILPGDASSNIVEEPFKPSDRASGEDFTKQEADSTSRKHAYNSQEDLHRVMERKTHKRDICIKLQHLGCQLCFSRRSRDASFLKNTYLHRLIGEHEAKIVLIPVETDADFDKIQLEIQAGSRAASKIINEVNAESEEEGESSLYGDMKAKLKKILGIENVFKIANKTRHQKKQPSKKENTVLTELGADPDTKHPSSSSSASSAVSSSSSSAVSPRRKEAGDEDENNQEEQVKNKDASSKSSSSSGRSNKSSKSSSNSSDRSSKSSSSGRSSKSSSSGRSSKSSSSSDRSSKSSSSSSDRSSKSSSSRSSSSDRSSKSSSSRSSKSSSSSRSSSSDRSSSSSSGRSSKSSSSSSGRSSSSSSRSSSSGRSSSSSSGRSSKSSSGSSSKSSSSSSSRKSSGHHSHGHHSRHVNRSSSSSESLSHHSHEHHSGHLEGSSSSSSAYSKIWEAHEIYQYRFKSAHRQEFPKRKLPDDQISSSQSSVRSSHASSRASWPKFLGDVKTPVLAAFLHGIRDDKKIGGLQLVVYADTDSIRPRMQVFVSNLTDSSKWKLCADASVLNDHKATAYLKWGRNCRDYKVSSELVTGQFADHPAVQVKLEWPKVPSSVRSVAEWFYKFVPGAAFMLGFSEKTDKNPSRQARVIVALTSPRTCDVVIKLPDVTLYEKAMRLPLSLPVGPRMPASELQPPIWNVFAEAPSAVLENLKAQCSVSYNKITTFNEVQFNYTMPENCYHILAQDCSTDLKFLVMMKNAEEAVNLKAINIKLGNHEVDMRPANGRVKLLVDGAESPTNVSLTSAGASLWIHSENQGLVLRAPAYGIDKLYFDGYTCRIQVALWMAGKMCGLCGKYDAECKQEYRMPNGYVAKDAVSFGHSWILEERPCRGACKLRHSLVKLERTVQLAGVESRCYSTEPVLRCTKGCSPTKTAPVTVGFHCLPADSATGLTDKQMKFDQKSEDMQDTVDAHIACSCEDENCST, from the exons ATGTCTGGCACAGCCCCATTCACCTTCACTATGAGGGGAATCATACTTGCACTAGTGCTCACCCTTGTAG GTAGTCAGAAGTTTGACATCG ACCCTGGATTCAGTAGCAGAAAGAGCTACTTGTACAGTTATGAAGGCTGGGTGTTGAATGGGCTTCAAGAAAAGAATTTAGCCAAAGCCGGCGTGCGCCTGAGCTGCAAGCTAGAGATCAGCGGGCTGTCAGAGAACATCTACCTCCTCAAG ATCCGCTCCCCACAACTCGAGGAATACAATGGCATCTGGCCCAGGGACCCATTCACTCGATCTTCCAAAATCACCCAGATGGTTTCCTCATGCCTTACCCGGCCCTTCAAGTTTGAATACAGCAGTGGACGAGTTGGAAACATTTATGGTCCAGAAAACTGCCCTGATACTTGCATTAACATAGTGAGAGGAATACTGAACATGATACAGATAACCATTAAGAAGTCACAGAACGTATATGAATTGCAAGAG GCTGGGATTGGAGGTGTTTGCCATACGAGGTATGTCATCCAGGAAGACAAGAAGAACAGCCGAGTCTCTGTTACCAAAACTGTAGACCAAACTAATTGCCAGGAAAAAGTGGTGAAGAGTCTTGGAATGGCTTACatctatccctgccctgctgatgTGATG AAAGAAAGGATCATCAAGGGGACTGCGGCTTTCTCCTACAAACTGAAGCAGTCGGACAGTGGAACCCTGATCACAGAGGTGGTGTCTCAGCAGGTGTATCAGATCTCACCATTCAGTGAACCCACTGGTGTCGCTGTCATGGAAGCAAA ACAGCAACTCACCTTGCTGGAGGTGAAGAGTGAGTGGGGGAGCTCCGCAGACATCTCCATGCAGAGCTACGGTGGCCTTCGATATCAGTTCCCAGCAGTACTGCCACAGATGTCAGTGCAGCTCATCAAGACCAAAAACCCTGAGCAACgg GTAATCGAAACACTGCAACACATAGTCCTGAATAACCAACAGGATTTCCATGATGATCTTCCATACCGTTTCCTGGAGCTCGTCCAGCTCTGCCGCGCTGCAAGCGCTGACACCCTTGAATCCATCTGGAAACAATGTTCAGATAAACCCCGCTACAG GCGATGGCTGCTGAGTGCAGTTTCTGCAACGGGCACCACAGAAGCTCTCAAATTCATTAAGAGCAGAATCCGCAGTGATGACCTTAGCTACCTTCAGGCTCTTCTGAGTGTTCCCTTTGCTCTCCATTTAACAAAAGCTGATGAACACACGGTTTCAATAGCAGCA gaTTTAGTGACAAGTTCTCGAATCCAGAAAAATCCCATGCTTCAACAACTTGCTAGCTTGGGATACAGTTCTGTGGTGAATAGATACTGTTCTCAGACCTCAGTTTGTCCTAAAGAAGTTCTCCAG CCCATCCATGACCTGGCAGATGAAGCAATCAGCAGGGGCCGTGAGGACAAAATGAAATTAGCTCTGAAGTGCATTGGCAACATGGGAGAACCAGCCAGCATCAAGCGCATCCTGAAGTTCCTTCCCATATTTTCATCCAGTGCTTCTGATATCCCCATCCACATTCAGATTGATGCCATAATGGCCTTGAGAAAAATTGCTTGGAAGGACTGCAAAACA GTGCAGGGATATCTCATCCAGATCCTCGCCGACGAGTCGCTTTCGCCTGAAGTGCGGATGATGGCTTGTGCTGTTCTCTTTGAGACCAGGCCTGCCCTTCCCTTAATAACAACCATTGCCAACGTGGCCATGAAGGAGAGCAATTTGCAGGTGGCCAGTTTTGTGTATTCCCACATGAAGGCTTTGTCCAAGAGCAGGTTGCCATACACATACAACAT ATCTTCAGCTTGCAATATTGCCCTTAAGCTGCTGGCCCCCAGGTTGGACAGGCTGAGCTATCGCTACAGCAAGGTCATACGTATTGGTGGTTACTTTG ATAACTATAAAGTTGGTGCTGCTGGAGATATCCTTGTTATGAACAGCCCAGGAACGATGTTCCCATCAGCAATAATTTCCAAGCTGATGGCATATTCTGCAGGGTCAGTGGCTGATTTGGTGGAG GCTGGTGTCCGTGTGGAAGGCCTCACAGATGTCATCATGAAACGAAATATCCCATTTGCTGAATATTCCACATACAAAAAGATAAAGGAGATTGGAAAAGCT CTGCTGGGATGGAAGGAGCTGCCAACAGAAACCCCCTTGATATCAGCCTACTTTAAACTCTTTGGCCAAGAGCTGGCCTACATCAACATCAATAAGGAAGTCCTACAACAGGCTGTGAAG GCTGTCCTGGAGCCCGCGGACAGGAGCGCGGCGCTGAAGAGGCTGGCGGGGCAGCTGCGCAGCGGCGGCATGGCACACTGGACACAGCCACTGTGGCTGGGAGAGATGCGCTACATCGTCCCCACCTGCACCGGGCTGCCCCTGGAGTACAGCTCCTACAGCACCGCCCTGGCCCGGGCTGCCGCCAGCG TTGATGGAAAGATAACTCCCCCTTTAACTGGAGATTTTAGACCTTCACAGTTCCTTGAATCCACTTTGCAGATTCGTTCTGACATAAAACCCAG TTTATACATACAGAAATTTGCAACAATGGGTGTCAACACAGAATACTTCCAACAAGCCGTGGAAATTCAAGGCAAGGTCCTCACAAGACTTCCAATGAAGTTTGATGCCAAGATAGACATGaagctgaaaaatattaagattGAAACAAATCCATGCCGTGAGGAAACTGAGATAGTTGTTGGAAG ACATAAGGCTTTTGCTGTATCAAGAAATTTAGGAGAGCTAGGTGTTGAAAAGAGAACCGCAATTCTCCCAGGAGATGCTTCATCAAATATTGTCGAAGAACCTTTCAAACCCTCAGATAGAGCTTCCGGTGAAGATTTCACAAAg CAGGAAGCTGACAGCACGTCAAGGAAACATGCCTATAACTCTCAAGAGGATCTTCACCGTGTCATGGAAAGAAAAACTCATAAACGAGACATTTGCATCAAGCTGCAGCACCTTGGCTgtcagctctgcttttccagaaGGTCACGAGATGCCAGTTTCCTGAAAAATACCTATTTGCACAGATTAATCGGAGAACACGAAGCTAAAATAGTCTTGATCCCAG TTGAAACAGATGCTGATTTTGACAAAATCCAGCTGGAGATTCAGGCAGGATCCAGAGCAGCTTCCAAAATAATTAATGAAGTAAACGCGGAGTCAGAGGAAGAGGGTGAATCATCTCTGTATGGGGACATGAAAGCTAAACTGAAGAAGATTCTAGGCATTGAAAATGTGTTCAAG ATTGCAAATAAAACACGACACCAGAAGAAGCAAccttcaaagaaagaaaacactgtgCTTACAGAGCTTGGGGCAGACCCTGATACAAAACATCCCTCCAGCTCATCTTCTGCCTCCTCAGCTGTCTCCTCTTCTTCATCATCTGCTGTTTCTCCTCGTCGTAAAGAGGCTGGTGATGAAGATGAGAATAATCAAGAGGAGCAAGTGAAAAACAAAGATGCaagcagcaagagcagcagcagtagtGGCAGAAGTAACAaaagcagcaagagcagcagtAACAGCAGCGACAGAAGtagcaagagcagcagcagtggcagaagtagcaagagcagcagcagtggcagaagtagcaagagcagcagcagtagtGATAGAAGTAGCAAGAGTagtagcagcagcagtgatAGAAGtagcaagagcagcagcagcagaagtagCAGCAGTGATAGAAGtagcaagagcagcagcagcagaagtagCAAgagcagtagcagcagcaggagtagcagcagtgacagaagtagcagcagcagcagtggaagaaGTAGCAagagtagcagcagcagcagtggcagaagtagcagcagcagcagtaggagcagcagcagtggcagaagtagcagcagcagcagtggcagaagtagcaagagcagcagtggcagcagcagcaaaagcagcagtagcagcagcagcaggaagtcATCAGGTCATCATAGCCATGGGCATCACTCGAGGCATGTGAataggagcagcagcagcagcgagtCACTGAGCCACCATAGCCATGAACATCATTCAGGAcatctggaaggcagcagcagcagcagcagtgcataTTCCAAAATATGG GAAGCACATGAGATTTATCAGTACCGCTTTAAATCAGCACACAGACAAGAG ttTCCAAAAAGAAAACTCCCAGATGACCAAATTAGCAGCTCACAATCCTCTGTCAGATCCAGTCATGCCTCATCTCGAGCTTCATGG CCAAAGTTTTTGGGAGATGTTAAAACACCAGTATTAGCAGCTTTTCTGCATGGCATCCGTGATGATAAGAAGATAGGAGGCCTCCAGCTCGTGGTATATGCTGATACTGACTCCATCAGGCCCCGGATGCAGGTATTTGTGTCAAACCTCACAGACTCAAGCAAGTGGAAGCTCTGTGCTGATGCTTCAGTCCTCAATGATCACAAGGCAACG GCTTACCTGAAATGGGGACGGAATTGCCGGGACTACAAGGTTTCATCTGAGCTGGTAACCGGGCAGTTTGCTGACCACCCTGCTGTACAAGTGAAACTGGAGTGGCCTAAAGTTCCTTCCAGTGTCAGATCCGTAGCAGAATG GTTTTACAAGTTTGTCCCTGGGGCTGCATTTATGCTGggattttctgaaaaaacagacAAGAATCCTTCTCGACAAGCCAGGGTGATCGTGGCTCTAACTTCTCCAAGGACATGTGATGTTGTTATCAAGCTTCCTGAT GTTACCCTCTATGAAAAAGCCATGAGGCTTCCCCTGTCACTTCCTGTAGGTCCAAGGATGCCAgcttcagagctgcagcctcccaTCTGGAATGTCTTTGCTGAAGCCCCTTCAGCAGTGCTTGAGAATTTGAAAG CTCAATGCTCAGTTTCCTACAACAAAATCACAACCTTTAATGAAGTTCAGTTTAACTACACAATGCCAGAAAACTGCTACCACATCTTGGCTCAGGATTGCAGCACTGACCTTAAGTTCCTGGTGATGATGAAGAATGCAGAAGAAGCTGTGAATCTGAAAGCAATCAACATCAAGCTTGGCAATCA TGAGGTCGATATGCGCCCTGCCAACGGACGGGTGAAGCTGCTGGTGGATGGGGCTGAGAGCCCAACAAATGTGTCATTGACATCTGCTG gTGCTTCTCTCTGGATTCACAGTGAAAATCAAGGGCTTGTACTTCGCGCCCCAGCCTATGGCATTGATAAACTGTACTTTGATGGATACACATGCAGG ATCCAAGTTGCTTTATGGATGGCAGGGAAAATGTGTGGACTGTGTGGAAAATATGATGCAGAATGCAAACAGGAATATCGGATGCCCAACGGATATGTAGCTAAAGATGCAGTGAGCTTTGGGCATTCTTGGATTTTGGAAGAAAGGCCTTGTAGAGGAG CCTGCAAGCTGCGGCACTCCTTGGTGAAGCTGGAGAGGACGGTCCAGCTGGCCGGAGTTGAGTCCAGGTGCTACTCCACGGAGCCCGTGCTGCGCTGCACCAAGGGCTGCTCCCCCACCAAGACTGCTCCTGTCACCGTGGGCTTCCACTGTCTCCCTGCTG ATTCAGCCACCGGCCTGACAGACAAGCAGATGAAGTTTGACCAGAAGTCAGAGGATATGCAGGACACTGTTGATGCACACATAGCATGTTCTTGTGAGGATGAAAATTGCAGCACATGA